A genomic segment from Lineus longissimus chromosome 15, tnLinLong1.2, whole genome shotgun sequence encodes:
- the LOC135499559 gene encoding uncharacterized protein LOC135499559 isoform X1, whose amino-acid sequence MLSHWLIPSIPASRCTERSKNCRITIHSVKESQVYVEDICSTFKMATMPPTKLQLIVGKRITTYTCTDESMHQTLLQFLQKLFKDDEIGEIGDDGFLSDMSDAPTPAVEPSICEPQPTFHTKAEREIIERSLEEILKRDGPNAVGKTVVRKNLAMGVIGKDGGILSFVDKDVTMEIPPGALEEATIIYCFWPITNADRKRPEADLAFFAPTIDCGPDGTTFSKFITLKTKHCITEMDRQKTEMLNVFTRDGINPKWREDTDASFETDGEWVVLKTKHFSDFTLARRTEMSRDAEDKGRCVVDAGCAMVLPDFNRLPAPLVGPIEQLINYLTSTLPVMQVQPHDTSLFDIDVSLGVTKSLLRRDGPNELLGKVLKGSNYSVSVIGPKGGCLAFLDGSVTMDIPQGALREPEVIHCCRPRTETGGKESNDRFVSYAPSITCGPHGTKFDKDVTLRVKHHISADEPDKMNGLDIFTRSKSQLEWEKDAAGSFRVEGEWAILTTNHFSEFTIGAREGRQVDLPRRDILVSTAITTRHGNEENKLNLHIFFASSNRNQMHQFLFEVRSSLSSRSVEVFELDTERWERLSNIQDQTLISTIIGKAYVVNGVTQQLTIPASVLRALPTSAHAIQFQIRRSKNNHPLICLVDISQYHNSITELDVDRQHHHHQQQAQQ is encoded by the exons ATGTTGTCCCATTGGTTAATTCCGTCGATACCAGCCAGCCGTTGCACCGAGCGCTCCAAGAATTGTCGGATAACAATCCACAGCGTGAAAGAATCTCAG GTATATGTAGAGGACATATGTTCAACGTTCAAAATGGCAACTATGCCACCAACCAAATTACAGCTAATTGTTGGAAAACGAATAACTACCTATACATGTACGGACGAGAGCATGCATCAAACCCTGCTACAGTTCCTacaaaagcttttcaaagatgATGAGATTGGTGAGATTGGTGACGATGGCTTcttatctgacatgtctgatgcaCCG ACACCAGCAGTTGAACCTAGCATCTGCGAACCGCAACCTACTTTTCATACCAAAGCAGAGAGGGAAATTATTGAAAGATCTCTTGAAGAAATTTTGAAACGAGATGGACCGAACGCTGTGGGGAAGACCGTGGTGAGGAAGAACCTGGCGATGGGTGTGATAGGAAAAGATG GTGGGATACTCTCGTTCGTTGATAAAGATGTCACCATGGAAATACCACCAGGCGCACTAGAAGAGGCGACTATCATCTATTGTTTCTGGCCGATAACAAACGCGGACAGAAAAAGGCCGGAAGCCGATCTGGCCTTTTTCGCTCCTACCATCGACTGCGGTCCCGATGGCACAACGTTTTCGAAGTTTATCACCTTGAAGACTAAGCACTGCATAACCGAGATGGACCGCCAAAAAACGGAAATGCTTAATGTCTTTACGCGCGATGGTATCAACCCAAAGTGGAGAGAAGACACCGATGCAAGCTTCGAAACAGATGGAGAGTGGGTGGTTCTGAAAACGAAGCACTTCAGCGACTTCACACTTGCCCGTCGTACAGAGATGTCAAGGGACGCAGAGGATAAAGGTCGGTGTGTCGTTGATGCAGGTTGTGCCATGGTTCTACCCGATTTCAACAGGCTACCGGCACCATTAGTAGGGCCCATCGAGCAGTTGATCAATTATCTCACAAGTACTCTCCCCGTCATGCAAGTACAG CCTCATGATACGAGTCTATTTGATATAGACGTAAGCCTTGGAGTAACGAAGAGCCTGCTTCGGCGTGACGGCCCAAATGAGTTACTTGGAAAAGTGCTGAAAGGGAGCAACTATTCAGTATCAGTGATAGGACCAAAAG GAGGCTGTCTTGCATTCTTGGATGGTTCTGTCACAATGGATATCCCGCAGGGGGCCCTTAGGGAACCAGAAGTCATACACTGCTGCCGGCCACGTACAGAAACAGGGGGAAAAGAGAGTAACGATAGATTTGTTAGCTACGCTCCAAGCATCACCTGTGGCCCACACGGTACCAAATTCGACAAGGATGTAACCCTTAGAGTCAAGCACCACATCTCCGCAGATGAGCCCGACAAGATGAACGGGCTGGATATTTTCACTCGGAGCAAGTCTCAACTAGAGTGGGAAAAGGATGCAGCTGGTAGCTTTCGGGTAGAAGGTGAATGGGCGATTTTGACGACGAACCATTTCAGTGAATTCACCATAGGAGCCCGGGAAGGTCGGCAAGTGGACCTGCCAAGAAGAGACATATTGGTCTCCACCGCCATCACTACAAGACATGGTAACGAAGAGAACAAGTTGAATCTCCACATTTTCTTTGCGAGCTCCAATCGCAACCAGATGCAT CAATTCCTCTTTGAAGTGCGTTCAAGTCTGAGTTCGAGGAGTGTCGAAGTATTCGAGCTTGATACAGAGAGATGGGAACGATTGTCAAATATTCAAGACCAGACGCTTATCTCAACGATAATCGGAAAGGCCTACGTGGTGAATGGCGTCACTCAACAGTTG
- the LOC135499559 gene encoding uncharacterized protein LOC135499559 isoform X2, with amino-acid sequence MATMPPTKLQLIVGKRITTYTCTDESMHQTLLQFLQKLFKDDEIGEIGDDGFLSDMSDAPTPAVEPSICEPQPTFHTKAEREIIERSLEEILKRDGPNAVGKTVVRKNLAMGVIGKDGGILSFVDKDVTMEIPPGALEEATIIYCFWPITNADRKRPEADLAFFAPTIDCGPDGTTFSKFITLKTKHCITEMDRQKTEMLNVFTRDGINPKWREDTDASFETDGEWVVLKTKHFSDFTLARRTEMSRDAEDKGRCVVDAGCAMVLPDFNRLPAPLVGPIEQLINYLTSTLPVMQVQPHDTSLFDIDVSLGVTKSLLRRDGPNELLGKVLKGSNYSVSVIGPKGGCLAFLDGSVTMDIPQGALREPEVIHCCRPRTETGGKESNDRFVSYAPSITCGPHGTKFDKDVTLRVKHHISADEPDKMNGLDIFTRSKSQLEWEKDAAGSFRVEGEWAILTTNHFSEFTIGAREGRQVDLPRRDILVSTAITTRHGNEENKLNLHIFFASSNRNQMHQFLFEVRSSLSSRSVEVFELDTERWERLSNIQDQTLISTIIGKAYVVNGVTQQLTIPASVLRALPTSAHAIQFQIRRSKNNHPLICLVDISQYHNSITELDVDRQHHHHQQQAQQ; translated from the exons ATGGCAACTATGCCACCAACCAAATTACAGCTAATTGTTGGAAAACGAATAACTACCTATACATGTACGGACGAGAGCATGCATCAAACCCTGCTACAGTTCCTacaaaagcttttcaaagatgATGAGATTGGTGAGATTGGTGACGATGGCTTcttatctgacatgtctgatgcaCCG ACACCAGCAGTTGAACCTAGCATCTGCGAACCGCAACCTACTTTTCATACCAAAGCAGAGAGGGAAATTATTGAAAGATCTCTTGAAGAAATTTTGAAACGAGATGGACCGAACGCTGTGGGGAAGACCGTGGTGAGGAAGAACCTGGCGATGGGTGTGATAGGAAAAGATG GTGGGATACTCTCGTTCGTTGATAAAGATGTCACCATGGAAATACCACCAGGCGCACTAGAAGAGGCGACTATCATCTATTGTTTCTGGCCGATAACAAACGCGGACAGAAAAAGGCCGGAAGCCGATCTGGCCTTTTTCGCTCCTACCATCGACTGCGGTCCCGATGGCACAACGTTTTCGAAGTTTATCACCTTGAAGACTAAGCACTGCATAACCGAGATGGACCGCCAAAAAACGGAAATGCTTAATGTCTTTACGCGCGATGGTATCAACCCAAAGTGGAGAGAAGACACCGATGCAAGCTTCGAAACAGATGGAGAGTGGGTGGTTCTGAAAACGAAGCACTTCAGCGACTTCACACTTGCCCGTCGTACAGAGATGTCAAGGGACGCAGAGGATAAAGGTCGGTGTGTCGTTGATGCAGGTTGTGCCATGGTTCTACCCGATTTCAACAGGCTACCGGCACCATTAGTAGGGCCCATCGAGCAGTTGATCAATTATCTCACAAGTACTCTCCCCGTCATGCAAGTACAG CCTCATGATACGAGTCTATTTGATATAGACGTAAGCCTTGGAGTAACGAAGAGCCTGCTTCGGCGTGACGGCCCAAATGAGTTACTTGGAAAAGTGCTGAAAGGGAGCAACTATTCAGTATCAGTGATAGGACCAAAAG GAGGCTGTCTTGCATTCTTGGATGGTTCTGTCACAATGGATATCCCGCAGGGGGCCCTTAGGGAACCAGAAGTCATACACTGCTGCCGGCCACGTACAGAAACAGGGGGAAAAGAGAGTAACGATAGATTTGTTAGCTACGCTCCAAGCATCACCTGTGGCCCACACGGTACCAAATTCGACAAGGATGTAACCCTTAGAGTCAAGCACCACATCTCCGCAGATGAGCCCGACAAGATGAACGGGCTGGATATTTTCACTCGGAGCAAGTCTCAACTAGAGTGGGAAAAGGATGCAGCTGGTAGCTTTCGGGTAGAAGGTGAATGGGCGATTTTGACGACGAACCATTTCAGTGAATTCACCATAGGAGCCCGGGAAGGTCGGCAAGTGGACCTGCCAAGAAGAGACATATTGGTCTCCACCGCCATCACTACAAGACATGGTAACGAAGAGAACAAGTTGAATCTCCACATTTTCTTTGCGAGCTCCAATCGCAACCAGATGCAT CAATTCCTCTTTGAAGTGCGTTCAAGTCTGAGTTCGAGGAGTGTCGAAGTATTCGAGCTTGATACAGAGAGATGGGAACGATTGTCAAATATTCAAGACCAGACGCTTATCTCAACGATAATCGGAAAGGCCTACGTGGTGAATGGCGTCACTCAACAGTTG
- the LOC135499900 gene encoding uncharacterized protein LOC135499900 has protein sequence MYSETELSVQVVKEHVSEPLFLYLSFQAVRENTSLWEGETRGLAFVNGPGVKKGG, from the exons ATGTATTCGGAAACAGAGCTGTCAGTACAGGTAGTGAAAGAGCATGTGTCAGAACCGTTGTTTCTTTATCTTTCGTTCCAAGCA GTGCGCGAAAACACCTCTCTATGGGAAGGAGAAACTCGCGGTCTAGCTTTCGTGAACGGACCGGGTGTCAAGAAGGGCGGT